A stretch of the Bacillus licheniformis DSM 13 = ATCC 14580 genome encodes the following:
- a CDS encoding L,D-transpeptidase family protein yields the protein MLMYQVKPGETLESIAADFRTTRQALLQANPGLNGGQVSAGQSIIIPGIRNPDTIPYRIAVSLNGRTLRLYERDRLVKTYPIAVGKILTQTPRGEFVIVNRQPNPGGPFGAYWLSLSKQHYGIHGTNNPSSIGKAVSRGCIRMHNRDVLELASIVPNGTRVSITP from the coding sequence TTGCTGATGTACCAAGTCAAACCCGGAGAAACCCTTGAAAGCATCGCCGCCGATTTCAGAACGACCCGGCAGGCGTTGCTGCAGGCGAATCCTGGCTTAAACGGCGGCCAAGTGTCCGCGGGCCAGTCGATTATCATTCCCGGCATCAGAAATCCGGACACAATTCCATACCGGATTGCCGTGTCTCTCAACGGAAGAACGCTCAGATTGTATGAGCGAGACAGACTTGTAAAAACATATCCGATTGCCGTCGGAAAAATCCTCACACAGACGCCGAGAGGCGAATTTGTCATCGTCAACCGGCAGCCAAATCCGGGCGGCCCGTTCGGCGCCTACTGGCTGAGCCTGTCAAAACAGCACTACGGCATCCATGGAACGAATAACCCTTCGTCAATTGGCAAAGCTGTTTCAAGGGGATGTATCCGCATGCACAATCGGGATGTTCTGGAACTTGCTTCTATCGTACCCAACGGAACCCGAGTGTCCATTACACCTTAG
- a CDS encoding metallophosphoesterase yields the protein MKNPSRRQFLKGFLGLAAAGLFTAAGGLGYARYLEPHMLETNFIPIRHRLIPKGFDQFRIVQFSDTHLSEYFTADELSNVVSQVNALSPDLIVFSGDLIDKPHRYREHERAVSALKKLSAPYGKLAIFGNHDHGGYGTKVYQTLMASAGFRVLRNDLLKLELIDGSVIEIASLDDLMLGRPDYEGILSKLSKKAFSILLVHEPDAALTANQYPVNLQISGHTHGGQIQIPVFGPLITPPYGEIYTEGMYETAGMKIYVNRGIGTTRLPLRFLSKPEITVFQLESI from the coding sequence ATGAAAAATCCGTCCAGAAGACAATTTTTAAAAGGCTTCTTAGGCCTTGCCGCAGCAGGGCTCTTTACCGCTGCCGGCGGCTTGGGCTATGCGCGCTATCTCGAACCGCACATGCTTGAAACAAACTTTATTCCCATTCGGCATCGGCTCATTCCTAAAGGGTTTGATCAGTTTCGGATCGTTCAGTTCAGCGATACCCACTTAAGCGAATACTTTACAGCAGACGAGCTTTCAAATGTTGTCAGCCAAGTGAACGCCCTCTCCCCGGATCTTATCGTATTCAGCGGGGATTTAATAGATAAACCGCATCGCTACCGGGAACACGAGCGTGCTGTAAGCGCCTTAAAAAAGCTTTCAGCCCCCTATGGAAAGCTTGCTATATTCGGGAACCATGATCACGGAGGCTATGGAACAAAAGTCTATCAGACGCTCATGGCATCGGCCGGTTTTCGGGTGCTGCGAAACGATTTGCTGAAGCTTGAATTGATAGACGGAAGCGTAATTGAGATCGCTTCACTCGATGATTTGATGCTCGGCAGACCTGACTACGAAGGCATCCTGTCAAAGCTGAGCAAAAAAGCCTTTTCGATTTTGCTCGTCCATGAGCCTGATGCCGCTTTAACGGCAAATCAATACCCCGTCAATCTGCAAATATCCGGACACACCCACGGCGGACAAATTCAGATTCCCGTATTCGGTCCTTTGATTACGCCTCCGTACGGAGAAATTTATACGGAAGGAATGTATGAAACAGCCGGAATGAAAATCTATGTCAATCGAGGAATCGGCACGACCAGGCTGCCGCTCCGCTTTCTGTCAAAGCCTGAAATCACCGTGTTCCAGCTTGAATCCATTTAA
- the fadH gene encoding 2,4-dienoyl-CoA reductase gives MDRKVVIVTGGSSGMGKAIAKKQAEEGWNVMITGRTQETLEAAKEEIETFAGQVAVCRMDVRSVEDVEQMITEAAGRFGTIDALVNNAAGNFICPAEKLSVNGWKAVIDIVLNGTFYCSQAAGRYWIKEKKRGQILNMVATYAWGAGAGVVHSAAAKAGVLSLTRTLAVEWGSAYGIRCNAIAPGPIERTGGAEKLFESEEAAHATIKSVPLKRLGTPEEIAGLAAFLLSEQAGYVNGECVTMDGGQWLNPRPF, from the coding sequence ATGGACAGAAAAGTTGTAATCGTGACCGGCGGGTCGAGCGGAATGGGAAAAGCGATCGCCAAAAAGCAGGCTGAAGAAGGATGGAATGTGATGATTACGGGCAGAACACAAGAAACGCTCGAAGCGGCCAAAGAAGAAATTGAAACTTTTGCCGGGCAGGTGGCCGTATGCCGGATGGATGTCCGGTCTGTTGAAGATGTGGAACAGATGATCACAGAGGCGGCAGGACGGTTTGGCACGATCGACGCTTTGGTTAACAATGCCGCAGGCAACTTTATCTGCCCGGCTGAAAAACTATCGGTCAACGGCTGGAAGGCGGTCATCGATATCGTGCTGAACGGCACATTTTATTGCAGCCAAGCAGCCGGCCGCTACTGGATCAAGGAAAAGAAACGCGGCCAGATTTTAAATATGGTCGCGACGTATGCATGGGGCGCCGGTGCCGGTGTCGTTCACTCCGCGGCGGCAAAAGCAGGCGTTCTGTCGCTGACAAGGACGCTTGCCGTCGAGTGGGGAAGTGCATACGGGATTAGGTGCAACGCCATTGCGCCCGGTCCGATCGAGAGGACGGGCGGAGCCGAAAAATTATTTGAATCGGAAGAAGCCGCGCACGCGACAATCAAAAGCGTTCCGCTCAAAAGGCTGGGCACCCCTGAAGAAATCGCGGGACTCGCCGCATTTTTGCTTTCTGAGCAGGCGGGATATGTCAACGGGGAGTGTGTGACGATGGACGGAGGTCAATGGCTGAATCCCCGTCCGTTTTAG
- a CDS encoding EAL domain-containing protein — translation MLDPLDILTNIEDVIPYYQPIFSAEEQKVIGYEVLGRIKVETEVKSLGPFFSDPTIPEEYKKEVDLKVIRQALDHFLDSGRDLLIFVNQDANVLMMDHGESFLDLLMEYQDKGLELSRFVIEITEQKFEGDIEQLHHLLTYYRTYGIKVAVDNIGKESSNLDRIALLSPDLLKIDLQPLKLSSPSPSYEYVLYSISLLARKIGAALLYEDIEASFQLQYAWRNGGRYFQGQYLELPKDKFIERDVLKDRLQAEFHQFITHEKKKLTILYDHSEQFYKRVHQLVTSLKKTAQSDDEFLFNLGKELTDCSFRIYMCDEDGIQLTKNVFKHDGAWIFQPEYIGKNWSWRPYFLENIMRMRTMRKGFFSDLYSDIETGEMIRTFSYPMDEELYLFIDLSYSYLYEQDGLI, via the coding sequence ATGTTGGATCCACTCGATATTTTAACGAACATTGAAGATGTCATTCCATACTATCAGCCGATCTTCAGTGCTGAAGAACAAAAGGTGATCGGCTATGAAGTGCTGGGGCGCATCAAGGTAGAAACTGAAGTGAAGAGCCTCGGGCCGTTTTTTTCTGATCCGACAATTCCGGAAGAATACAAGAAAGAGGTTGATCTCAAGGTGATCCGCCAGGCGCTCGATCATTTTCTGGACAGCGGGCGCGACCTGCTCATCTTCGTCAATCAAGATGCAAATGTGCTGATGATGGATCACGGCGAATCGTTCCTCGACCTGTTGATGGAATATCAGGATAAAGGGCTCGAGCTCAGCCGTTTCGTTATCGAAATCACGGAGCAAAAGTTTGAAGGGGATATTGAACAGCTTCATCATTTGCTGACCTATTACCGTACATACGGAATTAAAGTCGCTGTTGATAATATCGGTAAGGAAAGCAGCAATCTCGACAGAATCGCTCTTCTTTCTCCGGATCTGTTAAAGATCGACCTTCAGCCGCTCAAGCTGTCTTCTCCTTCGCCTTCCTATGAATATGTGCTTTACAGCATATCTCTCCTTGCCAGAAAAATCGGAGCCGCATTGCTTTATGAAGATATTGAAGCGAGCTTTCAGCTGCAATACGCATGGAGAAACGGGGGCCGATATTTCCAGGGGCAGTATCTTGAGCTGCCGAAGGATAAATTTATCGAACGGGATGTATTAAAGGACCGGCTGCAGGCCGAGTTTCATCAATTCATCACGCATGAGAAGAAGAAGCTAACCATTCTGTACGATCACTCCGAGCAGTTTTACAAACGGGTTCATCAGCTTGTCACATCGCTAAAGAAAACGGCTCAGTCAGACGATGAATTTCTCTTCAATCTCGGAAAAGAACTGACAGATTGCAGCTTTAGAATTTACATGTGCGATGAAGACGGTATTCAGCTGACGAAAAACGTGTTTAAGCATGACGGAGCATGGATATTTCAGCCTGAGTACATCGGCAAAAATTGGAGCTGGCGCCCTTATTTTCTCGAGAATATCATGAGGATGAGAACGATGAGAAAAGGGTTTTTCAGCGATTTGTACAGCGATATCGAAACGGGGGAAATGATCAGAACGTTTTCCTATCCGATGGATGAAGAATTGTATCTGTTCATTGACCTGTCCTACTCATATTTATACGAACAAGACGGATTAATTTAA
- a CDS encoding DUF3993 domain-containing protein has protein sequence MKNVWSSLLCALLAAALVFFCADFAKAGEKPTRASLFETLQSVSDVHFQLTEKERTKTDMISLLEPYMEHAMAVKYVEANAFPEQAGWIFYGTDAPEVAIPFFSYGGDTKVAGKDGSYTVYEFVGDQNDGPVSYQKNYQTVTLKNTGGSFKVTDIGQSDTKPAGEEIMSKQPDEKETSSNFADKGEGDQAAFPLFATDVNWTLAGIFS, from the coding sequence ATGAAGAACGTTTGGTCATCCTTACTGTGCGCGCTTCTGGCTGCGGCTCTTGTATTCTTCTGCGCGGATTTTGCCAAAGCCGGAGAAAAACCGACAAGAGCATCGTTATTTGAGACCCTTCAATCCGTATCGGACGTCCATTTTCAGCTGACCGAAAAGGAAAGAACGAAAACAGACATGATATCCCTCTTGGAACCTTATATGGAGCACGCCATGGCAGTGAAGTATGTAGAGGCGAACGCCTTTCCTGAACAAGCGGGGTGGATTTTTTACGGGACAGACGCGCCTGAAGTTGCAATCCCTTTCTTCAGCTATGGCGGAGACACAAAAGTGGCGGGGAAAGACGGAAGCTATACCGTATATGAATTTGTTGGAGATCAAAACGACGGCCCTGTTTCATATCAAAAAAATTATCAGACGGTGACGCTGAAGAATACCGGCGGCAGCTTCAAAGTAACGGATATCGGCCAATCTGATACAAAACCGGCTGGAGAAGAAATAATGTCCAAACAACCGGATGAAAAAGAAACAAGCTCGAATTTTGCGGATAAAGGGGAAGGAGACCAGGCTGCATTTCCGCTTTTTGCCACCGATGTTAACTGGACATTGGCCGGAATTTTCAGCTAG
- a CDS encoding YkuJ family protein, with the protein MSQLMGIITRLQSLQETAEAAGEPTQRNFEVNGEKICSVKYFEKNQTFELTVYQKGDKPTTFPFDNIDMISIEIFELLQQ; encoded by the coding sequence ATGTCACAATTAATGGGTATCATCACGAGACTGCAGAGCCTGCAAGAGACTGCGGAGGCTGCCGGAGAACCGACGCAGCGCAATTTTGAAGTGAACGGAGAAAAAATTTGCAGCGTAAAATATTTTGAAAAAAACCAAACGTTTGAGCTGACAGTTTATCAAAAAGGAGATAAGCCTACCACATTTCCGTTTGACAACATCGATATGATTTCAATCGAAATCTTTGAACTGCTTCAGCAATAG
- a CDS encoding ribonuclease H-like YkuK family protein, translating into MADSFLFYNLSEDQMTFPEVIGRLKSFIRQDPRASYLLSVGTDSQIHQNCTKFITAIHLHRKGKGAWGCLKNTVVNRPIHSLREKISLETAYSQEIAAYLLNDYFNEIMDLLLPFTDEGADLTLEVHLDIGKKGMTKDLIQEMTGRITSMGICAKIKPDSYTASSYANRYTK; encoded by the coding sequence ATGGCTGATTCTTTTCTTTTTTACAATCTTTCTGAAGATCAAATGACATTTCCTGAAGTGATCGGGAGACTAAAGTCGTTCATACGCCAAGATCCGAGGGCAAGCTATCTGCTGTCCGTCGGAACAGACTCGCAGATCCATCAGAATTGCACAAAATTTATCACAGCTATCCATTTGCACCGCAAAGGCAAAGGAGCGTGGGGCTGTCTGAAAAACACGGTTGTCAACAGACCGATACATAGCCTCAGGGAGAAAATATCGCTTGAAACAGCTTACAGCCAAGAGATTGCCGCATATCTTTTAAATGATTATTTTAATGAAATCATGGATCTGCTTCTTCCGTTTACAGACGAGGGAGCAGATTTAACCCTTGAAGTTCATTTGGATATCGGAAAAAAAGGAATGACAAAGGATTTAATTCAGGAAATGACAGGACGAATCACTTCGATGGGGATCTGCGCCAAAATTAAACCTGACTCCTATACAGCTTCAAGCTATGCAAACCGGTACACAAAATAA
- the abbA gene encoding antirepressor AbbA produces the protein MERFSEEERKLLLNVLLDHEYAVELLSSEINDIETGTKNVDSLTYKKLVTLYDRVRSEN, from the coding sequence ATGGAACGCTTTTCAGAAGAAGAGAGAAAACTGTTGCTGAACGTACTTTTGGACCATGAGTATGCCGTAGAGCTACTAAGCAGTGAGATCAATGATATAGAAACTGGTACAAAAAATGTGGATAGCCTGACATATAAGAAACTGGTTACCTTATATGACCGTGTCCGGTCTGAAAATTAG
- the cbpB gene encoding cyclic-di-AMP-binding protein CbpB, producing MISLQSDELLETTVGQFMIDADKVAHVQVGNNLEHALLVLTKTGYTAIPVLDASFRLHGLIGTNMIMDKIFGLERIEFEKLDKIHVEEVMLTDIPRLKIDDPILKGFGLVINNAFVCVENEEQVFEGIFTRRVVLKQLNKHLRTLNK from the coding sequence ATGATTAGTTTGCAATCAGATGAACTTCTTGAAACGACAGTAGGTCAGTTTATGATCGATGCTGATAAAGTAGCCCATGTTCAAGTCGGAAACAATCTGGAACATGCCCTTCTCGTTTTGACGAAAACCGGATATACCGCGATCCCTGTACTTGATGCTTCTTTCCGTTTGCACGGATTAATCGGAACGAATATGATCATGGATAAAATCTTCGGCTTGGAACGAATCGAATTTGAGAAGCTTGATAAGATTCATGTTGAAGAAGTCATGCTGACGGACATCCCCCGCTTAAAAATTGATGATCCGATTTTAAAAGGATTCGGACTCGTCATCAACAACGCGTTTGTATGTGTCGAAAATGAAGAGCAGGTTTTCGAAGGCATTTTTACAAGGCGTGTCGTATTAAAACAGCTGAATAAGCATTTGAGGACGTTGAATAAATAG
- a CDS encoding LysR family transcriptional regulator, whose product MQLQELHMLVVLAEELNMRKAAERLFVSQPALSQRLQTIEKSWGTKIFLRSQKGLTVTSAGEKIIQFAKDVTLEQEKVRENIDELEGEIHGTLKLAAASIIGQHWLPNVLKTYVKQYPNVKISLVTGWSSEMLKSLYEDHVHIGIIRGNPEWKGPKHYLMRDELYLVDTEIRNIEDIAKTERPFIQFKSDSTYYQEIQHWWHQKFKTSPKQTIIVDQIETCKQMAFHGIGYAILPSVTLHGSGSHVHQIPLLDAKGKAIGRDTWLLGYEPAFQLKQVQAFVEVVKECTAME is encoded by the coding sequence ATGCAGCTTCAAGAGCTTCACATGCTTGTCGTTCTGGCGGAAGAATTAAATATGCGGAAAGCGGCTGAACGTCTGTTTGTTTCCCAGCCGGCATTATCCCAGCGGCTGCAGACCATCGAGAAATCATGGGGAACGAAAATTTTTTTAAGATCGCAAAAAGGGCTGACTGTCACGTCTGCCGGAGAAAAAATTATCCAGTTTGCAAAAGATGTAACATTGGAACAGGAAAAAGTGAGAGAGAATATAGATGAGCTGGAGGGCGAGATACACGGTACGCTCAAATTGGCGGCCGCTTCGATTATCGGGCAGCATTGGCTTCCGAACGTTCTGAAAACCTACGTTAAACAATATCCGAACGTCAAAATCTCCCTCGTCACCGGCTGGAGCAGCGAAATGCTGAAAAGCCTCTACGAAGACCATGTTCATATTGGCATTATCAGGGGAAACCCGGAATGGAAAGGCCCTAAGCACTACTTGATGCGGGACGAATTGTACCTTGTCGATACAGAGATCCGAAACATTGAGGACATTGCCAAAACGGAACGGCCGTTCATCCAGTTCAAAAGCGACAGCACGTACTATCAGGAAATTCAGCACTGGTGGCACCAAAAGTTCAAAACATCGCCGAAACAAACCATTATTGTCGACCAAATTGAAACATGCAAACAGATGGCTTTCCACGGAATCGGTTATGCGATCCTTCCATCGGTGACGCTTCACGGAAGCGGGAGCCATGTTCACCAAATCCCTTTGCTTGATGCTAAAGGAAAAGCAATCGGCAGAGATACGTGGCTGCTCGGTTATGAGCCGGCTTTCCAGCTGAAGCAAGTACAGGCGTTTGTAGAAGTTGTGAAAGAATGTACGGCAATGGAATAA
- a CDS encoding flavodoxin — protein sequence MSKALIAYASMSGNTEDIAMIIKDTLREYGFDVTIQEMDDVDTDSLAEYDLLLIGTYTWGDGDLPYEAESFYEEVSSLDLKGKKAACFGSGDYAYPRFCEAVNTFYTMLERTGADLYQETLKIELAPETDEDAECCKEFAEGFIRWAEQQKRRAEIHVS from the coding sequence TTGTCTAAAGCATTGATTGCATATGCCAGCATGTCCGGCAACACGGAGGATATCGCTATGATCATTAAAGATACATTGCGAGAGTACGGTTTTGATGTCACCATTCAGGAAATGGATGATGTCGATACCGACTCATTGGCTGAATATGATCTTCTTTTAATCGGCACCTACACATGGGGGGACGGGGATCTTCCTTATGAAGCGGAATCGTTTTACGAAGAGGTCTCTTCGCTTGACCTTAAAGGAAAGAAAGCGGCATGCTTCGGATCCGGCGATTATGCATACCCCCGATTTTGCGAAGCGGTCAACACGTTTTACACCATGCTTGAACGAACCGGCGCCGACCTTTATCAAGAGACACTGAAAATAGAGCTTGCTCCTGAAACAGATGAAGATGCCGAGTGCTGCAAGGAATTTGCCGAAGGCTTTATAAGATGGGCAGAACAGCAAAAACGGCGGGCTGAGATCCATGTTTCATAA
- a CDS encoding WD40/YVTN/BNR-like repeat-containing protein, producing the protein MFHKGATAVASAKHSGYFVAVKREGIFHYSLEQGWKRLFQLKSKICSITYIGDYLFGAGERGTIIRSSDQGATWSISSFPTNATIWSITGRTDGFVCAHGKHCIYISDDFGVSWKVVKPFSGLSHPPVIRSLCLHEERLYIGTQIHEVHGGVWAYDLASESAFMIKKETGRMTASMIAFEGEWLVCAMGSKKGNHGAVDLVNIHTNDEIQIRRGLVENEESFLDVSEDNGIIYVTSAQDRDGFSRIYQLDFFERELKWFDTIKGHGFRVANQKENFFCAGLYECKFVRPYEQPAAAH; encoded by the coding sequence ATGTTTCATAAAGGTGCGACGGCCGTCGCTTCGGCAAAGCATTCCGGTTACTTTGTCGCCGTCAAGCGGGAAGGCATTTTTCACTATTCACTTGAGCAAGGCTGGAAAAGGCTCTTTCAATTAAAAAGCAAAATTTGTTCCATCACCTATATCGGCGATTATTTATTCGGCGCAGGGGAGAGAGGAACGATTATCAGATCGTCTGACCAAGGGGCAACCTGGTCAATCTCAAGCTTTCCGACAAACGCCACGATTTGGTCGATCACGGGGAGAACGGACGGCTTTGTGTGTGCGCATGGGAAGCATTGCATTTACATATCCGACGATTTCGGCGTCTCATGGAAAGTCGTCAAGCCGTTTTCCGGTTTGAGTCATCCGCCCGTTATCCGCTCTCTGTGCCTCCATGAAGAGCGCCTTTACATCGGGACGCAGATTCATGAAGTGCACGGCGGTGTTTGGGCATACGATTTGGCATCAGAATCGGCTTTTATGATCAAAAAAGAAACCGGCCGCATGACCGCCTCGATGATCGCATTTGAAGGCGAATGGCTGGTATGTGCGATGGGATCCAAAAAAGGGAATCACGGTGCCGTCGATTTGGTCAACATTCACACAAATGATGAAATACAAATCAGGCGGGGCCTTGTTGAGAATGAAGAATCATTCCTGGATGTGTCCGAAGACAACGGAATCATCTATGTCACATCGGCTCAGGACCGAGACGGCTTTTCAAGAATCTATCAGCTTGATTTCTTTGAGAGGGAGCTGAAATGGTTTGACACGATAAAAGGGCATGGGTTCAGGGTGGCCAACCAAAAGGAGAACTTCTTTTGCGCAGGTCTTTATGAATGCAAATTTGTCAGGCCTTATGAACAGCCTGCTGCAGCCCACTGA
- a CDS encoding flavodoxin has translation MGKVLLVYASMSGNTEAMADLIEKGLLEGGAEVDRHEAMDVDAALFNDYQHMIFGAYTWGDGELPDEFLDIYDDMEGMDFIGKTFAVFGSGDTSYEHFCGAVDILEDKIKELGGNVVLPSVKIEMNPEDEEEGMLLQFGRDFAKKCEVPA, from the coding sequence ATGGGGAAAGTTTTGCTGGTTTATGCAAGCATGTCTGGAAATACAGAGGCGATGGCCGATTTAATCGAGAAGGGCCTTCTTGAGGGCGGGGCCGAAGTGGACCGTCATGAAGCGATGGATGTAGATGCGGCGCTCTTTAACGATTATCAGCACATGATATTTGGCGCCTATACTTGGGGCGACGGAGAACTTCCGGATGAGTTTTTGGATATTTACGACGATATGGAAGGGATGGATTTCATAGGCAAGACGTTTGCCGTTTTCGGATCCGGAGATACTTCTTACGAGCATTTTTGCGGTGCCGTCGACATTCTTGAAGATAAAATCAAGGAGCTCGGCGGGAACGTGGTGCTTCCGTCCGTCAAAATCGAAATGAATCCGGAGGATGAAGAAGAAGGCATGCTGCTCCAATTCGGCAGGGATTTTGCAAAGAAATGTGAAGTGCCGGCATAG
- the dapD gene encoding 2,3,4,5-tetrahydropyridine-2,6-dicarboxylate N-acetyltransferase, which yields MKMMDANEIISFIQNSKKSTPVKVYVKGDLEGIDFGASAKPFITGNTGVVFGEWAEIQAALEANKGKIEDYVIENDRRNSAIPTLDLKNIKARIEPGAIIRDQVEIGDNAVIMMGASINIGSVIGEGTMIDMNVVLGGRATVGKNCHIGAGSVLAGVIEPPSAKPVVIEDDVVIGANAVVLEGVTVGKGAVVAAGAIVVEDVEPYTVVAGTPAKKIKDIDEKTKGKTEIKQELRQL from the coding sequence ATGAAAATGATGGATGCAAATGAGATTATCTCATTTATTCAAAATAGTAAGAAATCGACACCTGTTAAAGTGTATGTGAAAGGCGACCTTGAAGGAATTGACTTCGGCGCTTCAGCCAAGCCTTTTATTACAGGCAATACAGGGGTTGTATTCGGAGAATGGGCGGAGATTCAAGCTGCGCTCGAAGCCAACAAAGGCAAAATTGAAGACTATGTCATCGAAAACGACCGCCGCAATTCGGCGATTCCAACGCTCGATTTAAAAAATATTAAAGCGCGCATCGAGCCGGGTGCGATCATCCGCGATCAAGTGGAAATCGGCGATAATGCCGTCATCATGATGGGGGCTTCCATCAACATCGGCTCTGTGATCGGAGAAGGAACGATGATCGATATGAATGTCGTGCTGGGCGGACGAGCTACCGTCGGCAAAAACTGCCACATCGGAGCGGGATCCGTGCTTGCGGGTGTCATTGAGCCTCCTTCAGCAAAACCTGTCGTTATTGAAGACGATGTCGTCATCGGTGCAAACGCCGTCGTACTTGAAGGCGTGACTGTCGGAAAAGGAGCCGTTGTTGCTGCCGGCGCGATCGTTGTGGAAGATGTTGAGCCTTACACAGTAGTCGCCGGAACACCTGCGAAAAAAATCAAAGACATCGATGAAAAAACTAAAGGCAAAACAGAAATCAAACAGGAATTGCGCCAGCTTTAA
- a CDS encoding N-acetyldiaminopimelate deacetylase, with the protein MKLDELAAIRRDLHQIPELGFQEYKTQAYLLNHLAKHPEGRIEIEKWRTGLFVKVKGTAPEKILAYRADMDGLSIREDTGYSFSSVHQDRMHACGHDFHMTIALGIIDHFVRHPVKQDLLFLFQPAEEGPGGAEPMLESDLFKKWEPSMITALHIAPELPVGTIGTKSGLLFANTSELVIELEGKGGHAAYPHLAEDMVVAASSLVTQMQSIVARNVDPLDSAVITIGTITGGSAQNIIAQEARLEGTIRTLSPASMEQVKKRIEAMVRGLETAYQCSGKVSYPAAYYQVCNSSDLVEDFMQFVSENGLAEVVRSKEAMTGEDFGYMLKKYPGFMFWLGVDSPYGLHHAKLQPKEEALETAVRVMTAYFSSKAN; encoded by the coding sequence ATGAAATTGGACGAATTAGCAGCGATTCGCAGAGATCTGCACCAAATTCCTGAACTCGGTTTTCAGGAATATAAGACACAGGCTTATCTTTTGAACCACTTAGCAAAGCATCCGGAAGGACGGATTGAAATTGAAAAGTGGAGAACCGGACTGTTTGTAAAGGTTAAAGGGACGGCCCCTGAAAAGATTTTGGCGTACAGGGCGGATATGGACGGGCTCTCTATTCGGGAAGATACCGGATATTCTTTTTCTTCCGTTCATCAGGACAGGATGCATGCGTGCGGGCATGATTTCCACATGACGATTGCCCTCGGCATCATCGATCATTTCGTCCGCCACCCGGTTAAACAAGATCTGCTGTTTTTGTTCCAGCCGGCTGAGGAAGGACCGGGCGGCGCTGAGCCGATGCTTGAAAGCGACTTGTTTAAAAAGTGGGAGCCGAGCATGATCACAGCGCTGCACATCGCGCCTGAACTCCCGGTCGGAACGATCGGAACGAAAAGCGGGCTGCTCTTTGCCAATACGTCGGAGCTCGTAATCGAACTTGAAGGAAAGGGCGGGCATGCCGCATATCCCCACCTTGCAGAAGATATGGTGGTCGCGGCCAGTTCGCTCGTTACGCAAATGCAGTCGATCGTAGCCAGGAATGTCGATCCGCTGGACAGTGCTGTTATTACCATCGGGACGATTACAGGCGGATCGGCACAAAACATCATCGCTCAGGAAGCAAGGCTTGAAGGGACGATCAGGACGCTGTCCCCAGCGTCAATGGAACAGGTGAAGAAAAGGATCGAGGCCATGGTTCGGGGCCTGGAAACGGCTTATCAATGCAGCGGTAAAGTCAGCTATCCTGCAGCATATTATCAGGTCTGCAATTCAAGCGATTTAGTCGAAGACTTTATGCAGTTCGTTTCTGAAAACGGCCTTGCAGAGGTCGTCCGTTCAAAAGAAGCGATGACAGGGGAGGACTTCGGCTATATGCTGAAAAAGTATCCGGGCTTCATGTTTTGGCTCGGCGTCGATTCACCTTACGGGCTTCACCACGCCAAGCTGCAGCCGAAAGAGGAAGCGCTTGAAACGGCAGTCCGCGTCATGACGGCTTATTTCTCTTCCAAAGCCAATTAG
- a CDS encoding YkuS family protein produces the protein MSKKIGIEQSLSDVEAALKEKGYEVVTMKTEDDAKGCDCCVVTGLDTDMLGISDTMTGASVIQATGLTADEICQQVEQKLQ, from the coding sequence ATGTCGAAAAAAATCGGAATCGAACAATCTCTTTCTGATGTCGAGGCTGCTTTGAAGGAAAAAGGGTATGAGGTTGTAACGATGAAAACCGAAGACGATGCAAAAGGCTGCGACTGCTGCGTCGTCACTGGTCTGGACACTGATATGCTCGGGATTTCAGATACGATGACCGGAGCATCTGTCATACAGGCGACGGGTTTAACTGCCGATGAAATCTGTCAGCAGGTTGAGCAAAAACTTCAGTAA